Proteins encoded by one window of Chondromyces crocatus:
- a CDS encoding FAD-dependent monooxygenase, with translation MHDESARDVAVTKHAVVIAGGGPTGLMLAAELALARVDVAIVERRATQDLAGSRAGGLHARTIEVLDQRGVADRFLAEGKTAQVAAFATTPLDISDFPTRHNYGLALWQNHFERILAAWVDELGVPNYRAREVTDFEQDDTGVDITLSDGRSLRAQYLVGCDGGRSLIRKKAGIEFPGWDPSVSYLIAEAAMASEPKLGMRWGDKGVYGIGKLDDGKRVRVVWGEVQVKQGDEPTLDELREALIAVDGTDYGIHDVTWLSRFTDATRQAASYRKGRVLLAGDAAHVHSPANGQGLNLGVQDAVNLGWKLAQVVQGLSPESLLDTYQAERHPIGARVLKHTMAATAINRGDERTQALRETMAELLKMDAPRKRYAGMISGLDIHYDLGAGHPLLGRRMPDLEVVTESGSRRVFTLLHEARPVLLDLGEPGALDIGPWADRVRKVDARYEGAWELPVLGAVAAPTAVLVRPDGHVAWVGEGTDHGLRSALTTWFGVPTAP, from the coding sequence ATGCACGACGAATCCGCACGTGACGTGGCCGTGACGAAGCATGCCGTGGTGATTGCTGGAGGCGGCCCCACCGGCCTGATGCTGGCCGCCGAGCTCGCGCTGGCCCGCGTCGACGTCGCCATCGTCGAGCGACGCGCAACCCAGGACCTCGCCGGCTCGCGCGCTGGCGGCCTGCACGCCCGCACCATCGAGGTGCTCGATCAGCGCGGCGTCGCGGACCGCTTCCTCGCCGAGGGGAAGACCGCCCAGGTCGCCGCCTTCGCGACGACCCCGCTCGACATCAGCGACTTTCCGACCCGCCACAACTACGGCCTCGCCCTCTGGCAGAACCATTTCGAGCGCATCCTCGCCGCCTGGGTCGACGAGCTGGGCGTCCCGAACTACCGCGCCCGGGAAGTCACGGACTTCGAGCAGGACGACACCGGCGTCGACATCACCCTGTCCGATGGCCGCTCGCTCCGCGCGCAGTACCTCGTCGGCTGTGACGGCGGCCGCAGCTTGATCCGCAAGAAGGCCGGCATCGAGTTCCCGGGATGGGATCCCTCCGTCAGCTACCTGATCGCCGAGGCCGCGATGGCCAGCGAGCCGAAGCTGGGCATGCGCTGGGGCGACAAGGGCGTCTATGGCATCGGCAAGCTCGACGACGGCAAGCGCGTGCGCGTGGTCTGGGGCGAAGTGCAGGTCAAGCAAGGCGACGAGCCGACCCTGGACGAGCTGCGCGAAGCGCTCATCGCCGTCGACGGGACCGACTACGGCATCCACGACGTCACCTGGCTCTCGCGCTTCACCGACGCGACCCGGCAAGCGGCGTCTTACCGAAAGGGCCGCGTCCTCCTCGCTGGCGACGCGGCGCACGTGCACTCTCCGGCCAACGGGCAAGGCCTCAACCTCGGCGTCCAGGATGCCGTGAACCTCGGCTGGAAGCTGGCCCAGGTCGTCCAGGGCCTCTCCCCGGAGAGCCTCCTCGACACCTACCAGGCCGAGCGACACCCCATCGGCGCGCGCGTCCTCAAGCACACCATGGCAGCGACCGCGATCAACCGCGGCGACGAACGGACCCAGGCCCTGCGCGAGACCATGGCCGAGCTGTTGAAGATGGACGCGCCACGCAAGCGGTACGCCGGGATGATCTCGGGCCTGGACATCCACTACGACCTCGGCGCGGGACACCCCTTGCTCGGACGCCGCATGCCCGATCTCGAGGTGGTCACCGAGAGTGGCTCACGGCGGGTGTTCACCTTGCTGCATGAGGCTCGGCCCGTGCTGCTCGACCTCGGCGAGCCTGGCGCCCTCGATATCGGTCCCTGGGCAGACCGGGTTCGAAAGGTCGACGCGCGCTACGAGGGGGCGTGGGAGCTTCCGGTGCTCGGCGCGGTCGCGGCGCCCACGGCCGTGTTGGTCCGGCCTGATGGACACGTCGCCTGGGTCGGAGAGGGTACGGACCACGGGCTTCGTAGCGCGCTGACCACCTGGTTCGGAGTGCCGACAGCGCCGTAG
- a CDS encoding serine/threonine-protein kinase codes for MQIGAGAVVGGKYRLERPLSAGGMGAIWVARHVHLASTVAIKFMNASLAASPTFARRFEREARIAASFKSPHVVQVHDYGIDRGMPYLVMELLEGEDLSTRLQRVGRLALQPSVQVLTQVGKAIRKAHEVGIVHRDLKPGNIFMARVEDEEIVKVLDFGIVKVLDQGAGGPLRISVFEMTNPGDVLGSPLYMSPEQVRGDNDVDHRSDLWSMAIILFRMLTGRLPFAGEQIGHIIASILTQPVPPATGLVPELPVTIEAFFEKALARAREHRFQSVKEMLDALHVVAGEPPRASWNSMPPVVTRPSHPAALQEGWPAPVAGVPLAPGSSPGRSAPPVPGSPGVAAPPGATTLNLGAPTTGSTHATTLPAPNAGGGGSATRQKLQAVLWGLAVGVLLVVGAGGVALHRGELTSLVGAGEGASSRASLAPAAIASAAQGGASSGAQDADDVLSSARPLASGSSRPASLAGGADTSGQEAPSAGHVPADDKVIDLDAMPAGQAREGAALPSGAAYAPAAGSSRASVDKPPEWLQEDVGARPQPPPTPYELPDIFEQPLVVPAAPQPSLAPATPRPPVAPAPLKPSPRRDLQPPQ; via the coding sequence ATGCAGATCGGAGCGGGGGCGGTCGTCGGCGGGAAGTACCGTCTGGAGCGACCTTTATCGGCGGGCGGGATGGGCGCCATCTGGGTCGCTCGCCACGTTCACCTCGCGTCGACGGTCGCCATCAAGTTCATGAATGCGTCGCTGGCGGCGTCCCCAACCTTCGCGCGCCGGTTCGAGCGGGAAGCGCGCATCGCGGCCAGCTTCAAGAGCCCTCATGTGGTGCAGGTCCACGATTACGGCATCGATCGCGGCATGCCGTACCTGGTCATGGAGCTGCTCGAAGGGGAGGATCTCAGCACCCGGCTCCAGCGGGTCGGTCGGCTGGCGTTACAGCCTTCGGTGCAGGTGCTGACGCAGGTCGGCAAGGCGATCCGCAAGGCCCACGAGGTGGGCATCGTCCACCGCGATCTCAAGCCTGGAAACATCTTCATGGCGCGCGTCGAGGACGAGGAGATCGTCAAGGTCCTCGATTTCGGCATCGTCAAGGTCCTCGACCAGGGGGCGGGGGGGCCGCTGCGGATCTCGGTCTTCGAGATGACCAACCCGGGAGACGTGCTCGGTTCGCCGCTCTACATGAGCCCCGAGCAGGTCAGGGGGGACAACGACGTCGATCACCGCAGTGATCTGTGGTCGATGGCGATCATTCTCTTCCGCATGCTCACCGGGAGGCTTCCGTTTGCAGGGGAGCAGATTGGCCACATCATCGCGAGCATCCTGACGCAGCCGGTGCCGCCGGCGACGGGGCTCGTGCCCGAGCTGCCGGTGACGATCGAGGCCTTCTTCGAGAAGGCGCTGGCGCGCGCGCGGGAGCACCGCTTCCAGTCGGTGAAGGAGATGCTGGATGCGCTCCACGTGGTCGCGGGGGAGCCGCCGAGGGCTTCCTGGAACTCGATGCCGCCTGTGGTGACACGGCCCAGCCATCCCGCAGCGCTCCAGGAGGGATGGCCAGCCCCCGTGGCGGGTGTGCCGCTCGCGCCGGGGTCGTCGCCAGGGAGGTCGGCGCCGCCCGTCCCAGGATCGCCAGGAGTGGCAGCGCCGCCCGGTGCCACGACGCTCAACCTGGGCGCACCGACGACGGGGTCGACCCACGCCACCACACTGCCTGCGCCGAATGCGGGAGGGGGCGGTAGCGCCACGCGGCAGAAGCTCCAGGCGGTGCTCTGGGGGCTCGCGGTGGGTGTGCTGCTCGTGGTCGGGGCGGGAGGCGTGGCGCTCCATCGAGGAGAGCTGACGAGCCTCGTGGGGGCCGGTGAAGGCGCTTCCTCAAGGGCGTCGCTGGCTCCTGCGGCCATCGCGTCCGCCGCGCAGGGTGGCGCATCGTCCGGAGCGCAGGATGCGGATGACGTACTCTCGAGCGCCAGGCCCCTCGCCAGTGGCTCATCACGCCCCGCTTCGCTGGCAGGAGGCGCCGACACGTCTGGACAAGAAGCGCCGTCCGCGGGGCATGTACCAGCCGACGACAAGGTCATCGATCTGGATGCGATGCCCGCAGGACAGGCACGGGAGGGCGCGGCTCTGCCTTCGGGAGCAGCGTACGCGCCAGCCGCTGGCTCTTCCCGTGCATCGGTAGACAAGCCGCCAGAGTGGCTTCAAGAGGACGTCGGCGCGCGCCCGCAACCCCCTCCCACTCCCTACGAGCTGCCCGACATCTTCGAGCAGCCGCTGGTCGTCCCCGCCGCTCCACAGCCCTCGCTCGCCCCCGCCACGCCGCGGCCTCCGGTGGCGCCCGCCCCGCTGAAGCCCTCTCCACGGCGCGATTTGCAGCCTCCGCAGTAA
- a CDS encoding EamA family transporter, producing MLVLCVLWGMQQVAVKVAAPDLPPIVQATARSAISAVLVGLLMCWRGGWEGVRQGTVPAGVLAGALFALEFLLMAIALGYTSASHVGVFTYTAPIFAALGLHVLLPGERLRRLQWVGIAVSFVGIAIAFGGGMTLSDVNPRTLLGDGLAVLAGLAWGMTTVVVRASKLSEAPPTLTLFYQLFVSFLLLLGATFAMGEHTHLAWTPRATLILLFQAVVISFASYLAWFWMLRRYVAAGLSVFSFMTPLFGVTFGVLLLDDPLSWNFVTGALLVLLGIVLVSSEPYVRRLLR from the coding sequence ATGCTCGTGCTCTGCGTGCTCTGGGGCATGCAGCAGGTCGCGGTCAAGGTCGCGGCCCCGGACCTCCCGCCCATCGTGCAAGCGACGGCGCGCTCCGCCATCTCCGCCGTGCTGGTGGGCCTCCTGATGTGCTGGCGCGGCGGCTGGGAAGGCGTCCGTCAAGGCACCGTCCCCGCCGGCGTGCTCGCGGGCGCCTTGTTCGCCCTCGAGTTCCTCCTGATGGCGATCGCCCTGGGCTACACCTCCGCCTCGCACGTCGGCGTCTTCACGTACACCGCGCCCATCTTCGCCGCCCTCGGCCTGCACGTCCTGCTGCCAGGAGAGCGCCTGCGAAGACTTCAATGGGTAGGCATTGCCGTTAGCTTCGTCGGCATTGCGATCGCATTCGGCGGCGGCATGACCCTCTCCGACGTGAACCCCCGCACCCTCCTCGGCGACGGCCTCGCCGTGCTCGCCGGCCTCGCCTGGGGCATGACCACCGTCGTCGTCCGCGCCTCGAAGCTGTCCGAGGCCCCGCCCACCCTCACGCTCTTCTACCAGCTCTTCGTCTCGTTCCTCCTGCTGCTCGGCGCGACCTTCGCCATGGGCGAGCACACGCACCTCGCGTGGACGCCGCGAGCGACCCTCATCCTCCTGTTCCAGGCCGTGGTCATCTCCTTCGCCAGCTACCTCGCCTGGTTCTGGATGCTGCGCCGCTACGTCGCCGCGGGCCTGTCCGTGTTCTCGTTCATGACCCCCCTGTTCGGCGTCACCTTCGGCGTGCTCTTGCTCGACGACCCGCTGAGCTGGAACTTCGTCACCGGCGCGCTGCTCGTGCTTCTCGGCATCGTCCTCGTGAGCAGCGAGCCGTACGTGCGCCGGCTCCTCCGGTGA
- a CDS encoding serine/threonine protein kinase, which yields MQVAPGVVVGGKYRLERPLSSGGMGTVWVARHVHLSSRVAVKFMAPSFAVSASFNRRFELEACIAANLKSPHVAQVHDYGFDRGMPYLVMELLEGEDLGNRLQTVRRLPLHQAVQLLVQIGKAIRRAHEAGLVHRDLKPGNIFLARTDEDEIVKVLDFGIAKVRDQQLAGIEPRFEGEITCAGALLGSPHYMSPEQILAGKEIDHRSDLWSLSIILFRMLTGELPFPGEQLPEIIGKVLGDPVPRATLLVPELPVELDAFFEKGLSRAREHRFQSVGEMMDALRAVAASAIPGVASYPFRRPPHAWSRESVQSTVPAPSGAVPVVTPSEAPPRVTSSEAPPRASGQPTLLTSADKTAATQAPRRRMRAVVVATFTWMLLFAIVGGVAVHQERVLDRVHGALTASVGWWSTQRDAGEQRDAGEQRDAGELGDAELLVFVVEPPSHVAPPSDSVHLAPPPSDGGTLTPPPSASSVLHGKPHPQTKAGKTSQQPPIPPAAPPDWLKKVVDEFPKTTPESRSAVQ from the coding sequence ATGCAGGTTGCACCGGGCGTCGTCGTCGGCGGCAAGTATCGGTTGGAGCGTCCTCTTTCCAGTGGGGGCATGGGCACGGTCTGGGTGGCGCGTCATGTGCACCTGTCGTCCAGGGTCGCGGTCAAGTTCATGGCCCCGTCCTTCGCGGTGTCGGCGTCGTTCAATCGTCGCTTCGAGCTCGAAGCGTGCATTGCGGCGAACCTGAAGAGCCCGCACGTGGCGCAGGTCCACGATTACGGATTCGACAGAGGCATGCCCTATCTGGTCATGGAGCTGCTCGAGGGCGAGGATCTCGGCAATCGTCTCCAGACCGTCCGGCGCCTGCCGCTGCACCAGGCGGTGCAGCTCCTCGTCCAGATCGGCAAGGCAATCCGGCGCGCCCACGAGGCGGGGCTCGTCCACCGGGATCTGAAGCCCGGGAACATCTTCCTGGCGCGCACCGACGAGGACGAGATCGTCAAGGTGCTCGATTTCGGGATCGCCAAGGTGCGCGATCAGCAGCTCGCGGGCATCGAGCCGCGATTCGAGGGTGAAATCACGTGCGCCGGGGCGCTCCTGGGGTCGCCCCATTACATGAGCCCGGAGCAGATCCTCGCGGGCAAGGAGATCGACCACCGGAGCGATCTCTGGTCGCTGTCGATCATCCTGTTCCGGATGCTCACGGGGGAGCTCCCGTTCCCCGGGGAGCAGCTGCCGGAGATCATCGGGAAGGTCCTGGGCGATCCCGTGCCCCGGGCGACGCTGCTCGTCCCGGAGTTGCCCGTGGAGCTCGACGCGTTCTTCGAGAAGGGGTTATCGCGAGCGCGAGAGCACCGTTTCCAGTCGGTCGGCGAGATGATGGACGCGCTGCGCGCGGTTGCCGCAAGCGCGATCCCAGGGGTGGCGAGCTACCCGTTCCGGCGTCCTCCACACGCGTGGAGTCGCGAGAGCGTCCAGTCCACGGTCCCAGCTCCCAGCGGCGCGGTCCCGGTCGTCACGCCCTCCGAGGCGCCACCTCGCGTCACGTCCTCCGAGGCGCCACCTCGGGCCTCGGGCCAGCCGACGTTGCTCACCAGCGCTGACAAGACGGCAGCGACCCAGGCGCCCCGGAGGCGCATGCGGGCGGTGGTGGTGGCGACGTTCACATGGATGTTGCTCTTCGCCATCGTCGGAGGCGTCGCGGTGCACCAGGAGAGGGTTCTCGACCGGGTGCACGGCGCCCTGACGGCCTCGGTGGGCTGGTGGTCGACGCAGCGAGATGCGGGCGAGCAGCGGGACGCCGGCGAGCAGCGGGACGCCGGCGAGCTGGGGGACGCGGAATTGCTCGTGTTCGTGGTCGAGCCCCCCAGCCATGTCGCTCCCCCCAGCGACTCGGTGCATCTGGCTCCTCCTCCGTCTGACGGCGGCACGCTGACTCCACCGCCTTCGGCATCGTCGGTGCTGCACGGCAAGCCCCACCCGCAGACGAAGGCCGGGAAGACGTCTCAGCAGCCGCCCATCCCGCCGGCTGCGCCCCCCGACTGGCTCAAGAAGGTCGTCGACGAGTTCCCGAAGACGACGCCGGAGTCGCGCAGCGCGGTGCAATGA
- a CDS encoding toll/interleukin-1 receptor domain-containing protein, producing the protein MKIFVSHAPADLALAKALVECLAGCLELQEGDLRCSSVPGHKLPASVDVAQTLKAEFPAPGAVVGLISPSALSAGGVLFEVGTAWGAGKRLFPLLTQGVDLGTIPSPLVSEDAVRPFDAAEMHRLMDALSAVTGVRQRREEVLQAAIDEFVKGQPSYSAAQAALDLGRAAKKGSEPYFDGFSYSELIQALEGLEIMVPADVAKSENPVRSNALQLFVHNADLFTQGLVSAWDPEKGGGFLYHQVALKLLPYRLVQFDKLHPPRSYKQISLSPMGDKFIAYWNTQEARKKSG; encoded by the coding sequence ATGAAGATCTTCGTGAGCCATGCGCCCGCCGATCTCGCCCTCGCGAAGGCGCTGGTGGAGTGCCTCGCCGGCTGCCTCGAACTCCAGGAGGGGGACCTTCGTTGCAGCTCCGTACCTGGCCACAAGCTGCCAGCGAGCGTCGACGTCGCGCAGACCTTGAAGGCCGAGTTCCCTGCGCCCGGCGCAGTCGTCGGCCTCATTTCACCGAGCGCCCTCTCGGCCGGCGGCGTCCTGTTCGAGGTGGGGACGGCCTGGGGGGCCGGCAAGCGCCTCTTCCCGCTCCTCACCCAGGGCGTCGACCTCGGCACGATCCCCAGCCCCCTCGTGAGCGAAGACGCCGTCCGACCCTTCGATGCCGCGGAGATGCACCGGCTCATGGACGCGCTCTCGGCGGTGACGGGCGTGCGCCAGCGCCGGGAAGAGGTGCTGCAGGCGGCGATCGACGAGTTCGTCAAGGGCCAGCCGAGCTACAGCGCCGCTCAGGCAGCCCTCGATCTCGGCCGCGCGGCCAAGAAGGGCTCGGAGCCGTACTTCGACGGCTTCTCGTACTCCGAGCTGATACAGGCCCTCGAAGGCCTGGAGATCATGGTGCCCGCCGACGTCGCGAAGAGCGAGAACCCCGTCCGGAGCAACGCGCTCCAGCTCTTCGTCCACAACGCCGACCTGTTCACCCAGGGCCTCGTGAGCGCCTGGGATCCGGAGAAAGGCGGCGGCTTCCTCTACCACCAGGTCGCCCTGAAGCTGCTCCCCTACCGGCTCGTCCAGTTCGACAAGCTGCACCCGCCGCGCAGCTACAAGCAGATCAGTCTCAGCCCCATGGGCGACAAATTCATCGCCTACTGGAACACGCAAGAGGCGCGGAAGAAGTCCGGCTGA
- a CDS encoding serine/threonine-protein kinase — MKIAPGAIVGARYRLERPLSQGGMGSLWVARHIHLFSTVAVKFMNPALAASSSFVRRFEREACIAANLKSPYVAQVHDYGIDGAVPYIVMELLEGEDLGARLQRVGIMALGPSVQIITQVGKAIRRAHARGLVHRDLKPGNIFLSRVDEQEEIAKVLDFGIVKVSGQVIQGLKQSLDGERTCVGDVLGSPHYMSPEQARGERDIDHRSDLWSLTVILFRMLTGRLPFSGEQIGQVLGKVLSLPVPRASSTAPQLPRAMDSFFEKGLARAREQRFQSVEAMLAALQVIAASQGQLEPRTRAAMESLIGELGPEHLVTLWPEPESEPVPPIPATSRSPRAMGSWVPPVPSSSPSSTGDVVTVGSVRGAATGAGGGTTSSTPQRRTLSTLLAVMTGAMIALVAGGVTVNRKSLFGSEPEDAGRKLGSGGIPGAEGPVALGGPPPSTAAIEMLKPPPSTSAPSQHDKGENGVPIGSQRMPAAPLPGAQEGDLVWSPDAPASALAGAAPDQPATARPGPESGRSTAPSGPSAESTRPPAPSGQPAASAQPPAQSGQPGAPRPTQKPGRPPESVYPAGEPSRSSPSEHPAAPPPAPESSTNRQSSTNRWGV; from the coding sequence ATGAAGATCGCACCGGGCGCCATCGTCGGCGCCAGATACCGTCTCGAACGACCACTTTCCCAGGGCGGGATGGGGTCTCTCTGGGTGGCGCGCCACATCCATCTCTTCTCCACGGTCGCCGTCAAATTCATGAACCCGGCGCTGGCAGCGTCTTCGTCCTTCGTTCGACGATTCGAACGAGAAGCTTGCATTGCCGCGAATCTCAAGAGTCCCTACGTCGCGCAGGTCCACGATTACGGAATCGATGGCGCCGTTCCTTACATCGTCATGGAGCTTCTGGAAGGGGAGGATCTCGGCGCGCGCCTCCAGCGCGTCGGAATCATGGCGCTCGGCCCGTCGGTGCAGATCATCACGCAGGTCGGCAAGGCCATCCGGCGGGCGCACGCGCGCGGGCTGGTTCACCGGGATCTGAAGCCGGGAAACATCTTCCTGTCCCGCGTCGACGAGCAAGAGGAGATCGCGAAGGTCCTCGACTTCGGCATCGTCAAGGTGAGCGGGCAGGTCATCCAGGGGCTGAAGCAGTCGCTCGATGGCGAGAGGACCTGCGTCGGGGACGTGCTCGGCTCACCGCATTACATGAGCCCGGAGCAAGCCCGAGGGGAGCGGGACATCGACCATCGCAGCGATCTCTGGTCGCTGACGGTCATCCTGTTCCGGATGCTGACGGGGAGGCTCCCTTTCTCCGGCGAGCAGATAGGTCAGGTGCTCGGGAAGGTGCTGTCGCTGCCAGTGCCGAGGGCGTCGAGCACCGCGCCACAGCTGCCGAGGGCCATGGACAGCTTCTTCGAGAAGGGGCTGGCGCGCGCACGGGAGCAGCGCTTCCAGTCGGTGGAGGCGATGCTCGCGGCGCTCCAGGTGATCGCCGCTTCGCAGGGGCAGCTGGAGCCGCGGACCCGTGCGGCGATGGAGTCGCTCATCGGAGAGCTCGGGCCAGAGCACCTGGTCACCCTGTGGCCCGAACCCGAGTCAGAGCCGGTCCCGCCGATCCCGGCGACGTCGAGGAGCCCGCGCGCGATGGGGTCCTGGGTTCCTCCCGTGCCCAGCTCGAGCCCCTCGTCCACGGGTGATGTGGTCACGGTGGGCTCGGTTCGAGGCGCCGCCACGGGTGCAGGCGGGGGCACGACGTCCTCCACGCCGCAGCGGCGCACGCTGTCCACGCTGCTGGCGGTCATGACGGGGGCCATGATCGCGCTGGTCGCAGGCGGAGTGACCGTCAACCGGAAGAGCTTGTTCGGGTCAGAGCCCGAAGACGCCGGCAGAAAGCTGGGCAGTGGTGGGATCCCCGGAGCGGAGGGACCAGTGGCGCTCGGGGGACCACCTCCCAGCACGGCGGCGATCGAGATGCTGAAGCCCCCCCCGAGCACGTCAGCGCCGTCTCAGCACGACAAGGGCGAGAACGGCGTTCCCATCGGGTCACAACGAATGCCCGCCGCTCCCCTGCCAGGAGCGCAAGAGGGCGATCTCGTCTGGTCCCCGGACGCGCCCGCGTCGGCGCTCGCCGGCGCAGCGCCGGATCAGCCTGCCACGGCGCGACCGGGGCCGGAGTCGGGACGTTCCACCGCACCGTCAGGTCCATCCGCGGAGTCGACTCGTCCCCCGGCGCCATCCGGTCAACCCGCGGCGTCGGCGCAGCCACCAGCGCAGTCCGGGCAACCTGGAGCGCCACGGCCGACCCAGAAGCCAGGTCGGCCCCCAGAGTCGGTGTATCCAGCCGGGGAGCCCAGTCGGTCCTCACCTTCGGAGCATCCGGCGGCACCTCCCCCGGCGCCGGAGTCCAGCACGAACCGGCAGTCTTCCACCAATCGCTGGGGCGTCTGA
- a CDS encoding Uma2 family endonuclease, whose amino-acid sequence MVARAPVFTAPELALSDSAWAEMREDELGELVDGVLAEEEVPDWVHESAVVWLIRVLAAWAAPRGGFVAGSELKYLLRPGLGRKPDVSVVLPGQRPPPRRGPVRRAPDIAVEVVSPSPRDAHRDRIEKLREYAAFGVRWYWLLDPTMRTLEVYELGSDRRYAWATGAGADTGSLEAVPGCEGLSLDLDALWAELDRLGDEEPEETEAPEESG is encoded by the coding sequence ATGGTCGCCCGCGCCCCCGTCTTCACAGCGCCTGAGCTTGCCCTGAGCGACAGCGCCTGGGCCGAGATGCGCGAGGACGAGCTCGGAGAGCTGGTCGATGGCGTGCTCGCGGAGGAAGAGGTGCCGGACTGGGTCCACGAGAGCGCTGTCGTCTGGCTGATCCGTGTGCTGGCAGCGTGGGCGGCGCCGAGAGGGGGGTTCGTCGCGGGCTCGGAGCTGAAGTACCTGCTCCGGCCTGGGCTCGGGCGAAAGCCGGATGTCTCCGTGGTGCTGCCCGGGCAACGGCCTCCGCCACGGCGCGGGCCGGTGCGGCGGGCGCCCGACATCGCCGTCGAGGTGGTCTCTCCGAGTCCGCGGGATGCGCACCGCGATCGCATCGAGAAGCTGCGGGAGTACGCAGCGTTCGGGGTGCGCTGGTACTGGCTGCTCGACCCCACCATGAGGACGCTGGAGGTGTACGAGCTGGGGTCGGATCGGCGCTATGCGTGGGCCACGGGCGCAGGCGCGGACACGGGGAGCCTGGAAGCGGTGCCAGGGTGTGAAGGGCTGAGCCTGGACCTGGATGCGCTGTGGGCCGAGCTGGATCGGCTCGGGGATGAGGAGCCGGAGGAGACGGAGGCGCCGGAAGAGAGCGGCTGA
- a CDS encoding sigma-54-dependent transcriptional regulator: MSTILIVDDEKGIRDGLATAVARVGHRAVTAQSLAEARAKLAEGGTFDCALVDIRLRDGSGLDLLRELQAGRHRDIPVIMATAYDDSERTIEAMRDGAFDYLTKPFDLPRLIATVERAIKQRRTSEAAVELAVESPPLVGRSAAMHAVWKRIGRAASSDAPVLVKGEAGAGKKLVARAVHDYSHRAGAKLHTVRVDASTDLAELRAALASAPEGGTLLLDGAGDLSPAVQSHLGAWVAAAPPVRVIALARLVHGVAELSLLPELYYQLAVIEIAVPPLRERRSDIPLLVSRALSGTRARAISEEAMAALVRHDWPGNVRELFLCIRRAAEMCRGEVIDADDLPPELAMPATASEPADHYMGLPLREALARLERDLLSAALRRADGNRTVAARLLGIPRPQLYTKLEEHGLSERKPGPVGGKAAS, from the coding sequence GTGAGCACCATCCTCATCGTCGACGACGAGAAGGGCATCCGAGACGGCCTGGCGACCGCGGTCGCCCGCGTCGGCCACCGCGCCGTCACCGCCCAGAGCCTCGCCGAAGCGCGTGCCAAGCTCGCCGAGGGTGGCACCTTCGACTGCGCCCTCGTCGACATCCGCCTCCGCGACGGCAGCGGCCTCGACCTTTTGCGCGAGCTCCAGGCGGGCCGCCACCGCGACATCCCGGTGATCATGGCCACCGCGTACGACGACAGCGAGCGCACCATCGAGGCCATGCGCGACGGCGCCTTCGACTACCTCACCAAGCCCTTCGACCTGCCTCGCCTCATCGCCACCGTCGAGCGCGCCATCAAGCAGCGGCGCACCTCCGAAGCCGCCGTCGAGCTGGCCGTGGAGAGCCCACCCCTCGTCGGCCGCAGCGCCGCCATGCACGCCGTCTGGAAGCGCATCGGCCGCGCCGCCAGCTCGGACGCCCCGGTGCTGGTGAAGGGCGAGGCGGGGGCGGGCAAGAAGCTCGTCGCGCGGGCCGTCCACGACTACTCCCACCGCGCCGGCGCCAAGCTCCACACCGTCCGCGTCGACGCCTCCACCGACCTCGCCGAGCTGCGCGCTGCCCTCGCCAGTGCCCCGGAAGGGGGGACCCTCCTCCTCGATGGCGCCGGCGATCTCTCCCCCGCCGTGCAGAGCCACCTCGGCGCCTGGGTCGCCGCAGCGCCCCCCGTACGCGTCATCGCCCTCGCCCGCCTCGTCCACGGCGTCGCCGAACTCTCTCTGCTCCCCGAACTCTACTACCAGCTCGCGGTCATCGAGATCGCCGTCCCCCCCCTGCGGGAGCGCCGCAGCGACATCCCCCTGCTCGTCTCGCGGGCCCTCTCGGGCACCCGCGCCCGCGCCATCTCCGAAGAGGCCATGGCCGCCCTGGTGCGCCACGACTGGCCAGGCAACGTGCGTGAGCTCTTCCTCTGCATCCGCCGCGCCGCCGAGATGTGCCGAGGTGAGGTCATCGATGCCGACGACCTCCCCCCCGAGCTGGCCATGCCAGCCACGGCCTCGGAGCCAGCGGACCACTACATGGGCCTCCCCCTCCGTGAAGCCCTCGCTCGCCTGGAGCGCGATCTGCTCTCTGCTGCCCTGCGCCGTGCCGACGGCAACCGCACCGTGGCGGCGCGCCTCCTCGGCATCCCGCGCCCCCAGCTCTACACCAAGCTCGAAGAGCACGGCCTCTCCGAGCGAAAACCAGGCCCCGTCGGAGGAAAAGCCGCCTCCTGA